From the genome of Spirosomataceae bacterium TFI 002, one region includes:
- a CDS encoding PAS domain S-box-containing protein — MQKLKLLLVDDDEDDSLLFVDLLDRMGSYQFDVTWAASFQVAEKHIESTSFDLFVFDFFLGKNTGLTLSQWVIDQKILTPIILLTGLGDKDIDKKASEIGVYDYLVKEELTITNLERSIRYTLKQAQIRNELTKSELKYRTVIEHSQDIIFIADTDFKLLSVSNSVEKFTGYKQDELLDGSVLDLIKNEVDRSKIKSGVAKNGSIMNLFVSVHTKDEVEKLGLISCNLHKDEIGKSFIHGTIIDKTDEQKAEKARILNEKMEATARLMRTLAHEVRNPLSSISMATESIEFSIKDEENKVFLDMIKRNAVRINEIISKVLNSAKNQEFDLKVSNVQDVIAFAISTIIDRAKLNGIQVTTEITKENFVFPLNFEQLSIALTNLLVNAIEAMSESPEGHLRISFNDGILEIQDNGTGIPADMQGHLFEPYFTTKKAGVGLGLASTLSILKAHHITIDVQSEMKMGTIFTLVFVPPF, encoded by the coding sequence ATGCAAAAACTCAAACTTTTACTTGTAGATGATGACGAAGACGACAGTCTACTTTTTGTAGACCTTTTGGACCGAATGGGGTCTTACCAGTTCGATGTAACTTGGGCAGCTTCTTTTCAAGTTGCCGAAAAACACATAGAAAGTACTTCGTTCGACCTTTTCGTTTTTGATTTCTTTTTGGGTAAAAATACTGGACTTACGCTCTCGCAATGGGTCATTGATCAAAAAATATTAACCCCCATTATCCTTCTTACAGGACTTGGAGATAAGGATATTGATAAGAAGGCTTCTGAGATAGGTGTATATGACTATTTGGTCAAAGAGGAACTTACTATTACGAATCTCGAAAGGAGTATTAGATATACGCTCAAGCAAGCTCAAATAAGGAATGAACTCACCAAAAGTGAATTGAAATACCGAACGGTCATTGAGCATTCTCAGGATATTATTTTTATAGCAGATACAGATTTTAAACTGCTGAGTGTCAGTAATTCAGTAGAGAAATTTACAGGATATAAGCAGGACGAACTACTAGATGGCTCAGTTTTGGATTTGATCAAAAACGAAGTTGATAGAAGCAAAATAAAAAGTGGTGTAGCCAAAAACGGAAGCATCATGAATTTATTTGTCTCTGTTCATACCAAAGATGAAGTAGAAAAGCTTGGTCTAATCTCTTGTAATCTACATAAAGATGAAATAGGGAAGAGTTTTATTCATGGAACTATCATAGATAAAACAGACGAACAAAAAGCAGAGAAAGCTCGGATATTGAACGAAAAAATGGAGGCAACTGCAAGACTAATGAGAACACTTGCTCACGAAGTCCGAAATCCGCTTTCAAGTATTTCTATGGCCACTGAGAGTATTGAGTTTAGCATCAAAGACGAAGAGAATAAGGTTTTCCTTGATATGATAAAGCGTAATGCTGTTCGTATCAATGAGATCATAAGCAAGGTTCTAAATAGTGCAAAAAATCAAGAGTTTGACCTTAAAGTAAGTAATGTTCAAGATGTTATAGCATTTGCTATTTCTACCATCATAGACAGAGCGAAGTTAAATGGCATTCAGGTAACTACGGAAATTACAAAAGAGAATTTCGTGTTTCCTTTAAATTTCGAGCAACTATCGATTGCACTTACTAATCTACTTGTAAACGCCATTGAAGCGATGAGCGAAAGCCCCGAAGGTCACCTTAGGATTTCATTCAACGACGGAATTCTTGAAATTCAAGACAATGGAACTGGTATACCCGCAGATATGCAGGGACACCTTTTTGAACCATACTTTACAACCAAAAAAGCAGGAGTGGGGCTTGGGCTAGCGAGTACCCTTAGTATCTTAAAAGCTCATCATATCACTATCGATGTTCAGTCAGAAATGAAAATGGGGACGATTTTTACCCTTGTTTTTGTTCCGCCATTTTAA
- a CDS encoding LytTr DNA-binding domain-containing protein, with amino-acid sequence MKTPKILKGILKAQVSHLEASSNYTILNFTDGKQLISGYCLKFFEEHFNSGSFIRIDRANIVNKAFISKVSNDGYIHLKNETKLLIPRRRKALLISQNPNLFDYYMIA; translated from the coding sequence ATGAAAACACCAAAAATTTTAAAGGGGATATTGAAAGCCCAAGTCAGTCATTTAGAAGCTTCGTCCAATTATACTATCTTAAACTTTACTGATGGTAAGCAGCTCATTTCGGGTTATTGCCTTAAGTTTTTTGAAGAACACTTTAACAGCGGCTCTTTCATTAGAATTGATAGGGCCAATATTGTTAATAAGGCATTTATCTCAAAGGTTTCTAATGATGGATACATTCATCTAAAAAACGAGACAAAACTCCTGATACCTAGAAGACGGAAAGCACTATTGATCAGTCAAAATCCAAACCTTTTTGATTATTACATGATTGCATAA